The Besnoitia besnoiti strain Bb-Ger1 chromosome IV, whole genome shotgun sequence genome contains a region encoding:
- a CDS encoding hypothetical protein (encoded by transcript BESB_051920), with amino-acid sequence MAHSGRENEPATKSPVSQGESPTPPVPRGDLPKLRVSSPTDRPASSPYIDPATGEAIPIEKGDWRRTGVIEKPTQLQNDQPVAHERNALDPNQLDFGIERQESRLPDEGEVDF; translated from the exons ATGGCGCACAGcggaagagaaaacgagccGGCCACCAAATCGCCTGTGTCACAGGGCGAAAGTCCCACGCCGCCTGTGCCTCGGGGCGACCTTCCCAAGCTACGTGTTTCGTCACCCACTGACCG GccagcttcttcgccttaCATCGACCCCGCCACTGGCGAAGCTATTCCTATAGAAAAAGGAGACTGGCGACGGACGGGTGTTATTGAAAAGCCGACACAGCTTCAGAACGACCAGCCGGTCGCTCACGAGAGAAATGCATTGGACCCCAATCAACTGGACTTCGGTATAGAGAGACAAGAGAGCCGTCTTCCGGATGAGGGGGAGGTTGACTTTTGA
- a CDS encoding hypothetical protein (encoded by transcript BESB_051930), whose protein sequence is MQKHWTKFGDGRVRVASSRRSGNIARRRQQESTQEAHNRPVLTSKLNKSFKGRNSVEDPLSDNCLEQPRCAEEALNRLPTLPGESRSASLHDKTRVTSRGMTFQGARSNGEPCSKEGDDALCLQRRSNLTLKRLPPKPSRDYGHLRRDTVRTNSADPPPSLLRRHYDKASKMQPSSKVDMRPPLAESRRSSSSGNRCLGTVRSVDSRSAVSGSPGECEVGRHAKYDISYHNDAKSRGPRMSLPREDSSRDEESDSGNSSNSEMSSEASGVSWLDFSNTHRREARTEPISAHKDVDTSRCVEGQHGCGCQKWDYCRSANLGAGASVPETRSNYGSSSHRVKPKLNLSSPQSTAEAAVTGRRDSLVNTAGKWLRRISFSSAASNQREEKGSRNCSEVNALSAIQTRRHSRQGVSGSKIKQTLVEGVRGILSRSRRRSDAGTVASDKPHPGALSTRETGHGRLRSCQDQTGHRDRLEPHWKRCVSDSNPPSEAWESSLPPTPTGRSGNGGEWRYNDSDISHDRESSVCSEEDFMDANRSDRDELQQPGLDRRSSFKAVAATAFTASHSGEFPPPSVNPRRCQASTRKRTSSTPSRVASDYSGDMCSGPQQTGCLEEKVTHRGTAEAPVRRLSAASTSPSRNQDTRSDRGSLATSDLYVDENASKMSVLQRKHTPERPSKQSSARKIPSIPSPIVTLEHVNASIDWIVNVGSNQQLMQKAQEMVRERLQKLCLNKRLERGGLSPETPCAISAPNYVRVNRPRLSSKAATTHATRTPIQLPRSSSLTSGRGRFHEAKPPLREARTAALPRSWGSADLPLLDPSCEGMISAQLEGNEDTQRETERPKDVVSVKHFRVKAKNRHAIPLYVYPDLETGLDSGF, encoded by the coding sequence ATGCAGAAACACTGGACCAAGTTCGGCGATGGTAGAGTCCGGgtggcgtcgtcgcgccggaGTGGAAACATCGCCCGTCGGCGTCAACAAGAATCGACGCAAGAAGCTCACAATCGGCCAGTCCTTACCAGTAAACTTAATAAGTCATTTAAAGGGAGAAATTCCGTGGAGGACCCTCTTTCTGACAATTGTTTGGAGCAGCCCCGatgcgccgaggaggcgctcaaCCGGTTGCCGACTCTTCCTGGCGAGAGCAGGTCCGCCTCTCTCCATGACAAAACCCGCGTGACGTCGCGGGGAATGACATTTCAGGGCGCCAGAAGCAACGGCGAACCATGCTCCAAAGAAGGTGACGATGCTCTGTGCCTCCAACGGCGATCAAATCTAACTCTGAAGCGTCTCCCACCAAAACCGAGCCGGGACTATGGTCACCTCAGAAGAGATACAGTGCGAACGAACTCAGCAGATCCCCCACCTAGCCTCCTTCGTCGGCATTATGACAAGGCAAGCAAGATGCAACCTTCAAGCAAGGTAGATATGCGGCCGCCGTTAGCGGAAAGCCGGCGATCTTCGTCGTCCGGGAACCGGTGCTTGGGGACTGTTCGCTCTGTGGACTCACGAAGCGCAGTGTCTGGGTCGCCGGGAGAATGCGAGGTCGGAAGACATGCAAAGTATGATATTTCCTATCATAATGACGCAAAATCGAGGGGTCCTCGAATGAGTCTGCCACGCGAGGACAGCTCGCGTGATGAAGAGAGTGACAGCGGCAACTCATCCAACAGTGAGATGAGCAGCGAGGCAAGCGGTGTATCGTGGCTTGATTTTTCAAATACACACAGAAGAGAAGCACGGACCGAGCCCATATCCGCGCATAAAGATGTGGATACTTCGCGATGCGTGGAGGGGCAGCATGGGTGCGGTTGTCAAAAGTGGGACTACTGTCGAAGTGCAAAtctcggcgcaggcgcctctgtcCCAGAGACAAGGTCCAATTATGGGAGTTCATCCCACCGGGTGAAACCGAAGCTTAACCTCAGCAGTCCACAAAGTACAGCAGAAGCGGCAGTGACCGGCCGCCGTGATTCGCTGGTGAACACAGCGGGCAAGTGGTTGAGAAGAATTTCGTTCAGCTCAGCCGCGAGTAaccagagagaagaaaagggatcGAGGAACTGTTCCGAAGTGAACGCTTTATCTGCCATACAGACACGCAGGCATAGTCGGCAGGGGGTTTCGGGGTCGAAGATTAAACAGACCCTGGTAGAAGGAGTCCGGGGAATCTTATCACGATCGCGTaggcgaagcgacgcagggACCGTGGCTTCTGACAAACCACACCCAGGTGCACTTTCTACTCGTGAAACCGGTCACGGGCGCCTACGAAGCTGCCAGGATCAGACAGGACACCGCGACCGTCTAGAGCCGCACTGGAAGCGTTGTGTCTCTGACTCAAATCCTCCGAGCGAGGCGTGGGAGTCGTCGCTCCCGCCAACACCCACGGGTCGTTCAGGCAATGGCGGAGAATGGAGATACAACGACAGTGATATCTCTCATGACAGAGAGAGCAGCGTGTGTTCGGAAGAGGATTTTATGGACGCAAATCGATCGGACAGAGAcgaactgcagcagccgGGACTGGATCGGAGAAGTTCATTCAAGGCCGTGGCAGCCACAGCATTTACTGCGTCACATAGTGGGGAATTCCCTCCGCCATCCGTTAATCCGCGCCGATGCCAGGCGTCTACTCGGAAACGAACAAGCTCGACGCCATCACGGGTAGCATCTGATTATTCTGGAGATATGTGCAGTGGCCCCCAGCAAACAGGATGCCTGGAAGAGAAGGTGACACACCGTGGAACGGCGGAAGCGCCTGTTCGCAGGCTGAGCGCGGCATCTACTTCTCCCAGTCGCAATCAAGATACTCGGAGTGACCGCGGGTCTCTAGCCACTAGCGATTTGTATGTGGACGAAAACGCCAGTAAAATGTCCGTTCTGCAGAGAAAGCACACCCCTGAGAGACCGTCCAAACAGTCTTCTGCGAGAAAGATCCCATCAATTCCTTCCCCTATCGTCACCTTGGAGCATGTCAACGCCTCCATTGACTGGATTGTTAATGTCGGGTCGAATCAGCAATTAATGCAGAAAGCACAGGAAATGGTCAGAGAGAGACTTCAAAAGCTGTGCTTAAACAAACGGCTGGAACGCGGAGGTTTGAGTCCTGAGACACCCTGCGCGATTTCAGCGCCCAACTACGTCAGAGTCAATCGCCCTCGTCTATCGTCCAAAGCAGCCACCACGCATGCTACGAGGACACCTATTCAACTACCACGGTCATCGAGTTTAACATCGGGAAGGGGGCGGTTCCATGAGGCGAAACCGCCACTAAGGGAAGCGAGGACCGCGGCGTTGCCGCGAAGTTGGGGAAGCGCCGATCTCCCATTACTAGATCCATCGTGCGAAGGCATGATTAGTGCGCAGCTGGAGGGAAACGAAGACACCCAACGCGAAACGGAGAGGCCGAAGGATGTTGTATCTGTGAAGCATTTTCGCGTGAAGGCAAAAAACAGACACGCTATTCCTTTGTATGTTTACCCCGACCTGGAGACTGGACTAGATTCAGGCTTTTGA
- a CDS encoding putative large subunit ribosomal protein (encoded by transcript BESB_051940), translating to MARVVCSKIFLGKLFALRPFSSLAAGTLSLENRAAAKSVEQPKPAPVRQPLSEKSHAGASSSKAPSSQGESFDQTASSSRASEWWSLNRGAAAHSYEEGSEKAVVYDREALYNEHRRRGVASCGDPPAVARPKYFSAADSEACRRQSRSAQQLPFFIRRTASDNVPVYLHWSNNRSKVSTIIRKVHGRKQILKAELAVLCEAPVIEKEGWLEVRGNHKRVIKETCGFHHDFASTFPNTYVSTYILAPFRPHISSSANSLRARRIFNGNPQQCPASRGLG from the exons ATGGCACGGGTTGTTTGCAGCAAGATTTTCCTGGGAAAACTGTTTGCCCTTCGTCCTTTTTCATCACTAGCAGCAGGGACCCTTTCCCTAGAGAATCGGGCGGCAGCTAAATCTGTGGAGCAGCCAAAACCTGCACCGGTGCGGCAGCCTCTCTCCGAAAAGTCGCATGCAggagcttcttcttccaaaGCGCCGTCTTCTCAGGGAGAATCATTCGACCAAACTGCAAGCAGCTCCCGTGCAAGCGAGTGGTGGTCCTTGAATAGGGGAGCTGCAGCTCACTCCTATGAAGAAGGCTCTGAAAAGGCTGTTGTCTATGACAGAGAGGCCCTGTATAACGAGCATCGACGGAGAGGGGTTGCGTCCTGCGGAGATCCTCCCGCTGTAGCCCGACCAAAGTACTTCTCTGCCGCAGACTCAGAAGCGTGCCGTAGGCAGAGCAGatcggcgcagcagcttccTTTTTTCATTCGGCGGACAG CATCGGACAACGTTCCCGTGTATCTTCATTGGTCGAACAACAGAAGCAAAGTGTCAACAATAATCAGGAAAGTCCACGGCCGGAAACAG ATTCTCAAAGCGGAACTGGCAGTTCTTTGCGAAGCTCCGGTCATTGAGAAAGAAGGTTGGCTTGAGGTCCGCGGAAATCATAAGAGAGTTATCAAGGAG ACGTGCGGTTTTCACCATGACTTCGCCTCTACATTTCCTAATACCTACGTGAGCACGTACATTTTGGCGCCTTTCCGCCCCCATATTTCCTCTTCCGCGAACagcctgcgtgcgcggcggatATTCAACGGGAATCCCCAACAGTGCCCTGCCTCACGTGGGCTCGGATGA
- a CDS encoding hypothetical protein (encoded by transcript BESB_051950) — MSCTAALDPPSASSSTCHWDPHGAVRPGLRRSPSAYEVIRCSSAQECSGFPSSSHWKQSAACTPENGCPDTLLFSDDTAAHSTRGHGTCARDAGEETDSAGLWVSSDLQCSKIIQSGKAVQRNSDNEDLHTVPQPTGAGAERPLLNHAIVRHARLTDGGSPRTGTSSETLRIASFPFDNVELHTWDGTWKKASPKWQHRAAPFGVAVHRKETGGGGDCMYHSIAACLEELAEIHPEFEALDMQAIRNAAADGFVGYRASKLRHEPPGPQWDANAFMERLAVLAALEDEEWSDSWSPSEVLTGDQYRNSAHMIMDTSTPEGKAAAVHFELSRPGSVHWGAGFDVEAIEDALNIGIIVLSHENGGIYPRASRTDVKRPYYVLIYYYSGEHFQQAGVRRLDEGDKGSRIRSAFGADEIPEFIRHVHSEDCRQPLIPAAKEQI; from the exons ATGAGCTGCACTGCAGCCTTGGATCCGCCGTCCGCTTCGTCCTCAACATGTCATTGGGACCCGCACGGCGCCGTGCGACCCGGTCTTCGGCGTTCTCCATCCGCGTATGAAGTTATTCGTTGCTCCAGTGCGCAGGAGTGCTCAGGCTTCCCTTCGTCGAGCCACTGGAAACAAAGCGCGGCATGCACCCCGGAAAATGGCTGTCCGGACACCCTTCTGTTCTCCGATGATACCGCTGCACACAGCACACGCGGACATGGAACCTGCGCCCGGGATGCTGGCGAGGAAACAGACTCAGCAGGATTGTGGGTTAGCAGTGATCTCCAGTGTTCAAAGATAATACAAAGTGGAAAGGCGGTACAACGCAACAGTGATAACGAAGACCTGCATACTGTACCCCAACCGACAGGTGCGGGAGCTGAGAGGCCCCTGTTAAATCATGCCATAGTACGACATGCGAGGCTTACTGACGGAGGCAGCCCACGTACCGGGACTTCTTCTGAGACTCTCAGAATTGCGTCTTTCCCATTCGACAATGTGGAGCTTCATACTTGGGACGGCACGTGGAAGAAGGCATCGCCGAAGTGGCAACACCGCGCCGCTCCATTCGGAGTCGCAGTGCATAGGAAG GAGActgggggcggcggggactGCATGTACCACAGTATCGCGGCGTGCCTGGAGGAGCTGGCGGAGATTCACCCAGAGTTTGAAGCGCTGGATATGCAAGCAATCCGGAACGCGGCTGCAGATGGCTTTGTCGGTTACCGCGCATCCAAATTAC GTCACGAGCCCCCGGGGCCGCAGTGGGATGCCAATGCCTTCATGGAGCGCCTGGCTGTTTTAGCGGCCTTAGAGGACGAAGAATGGTCCGACTCGTGGTCTCCGTCGGAAGTGCTTACCGGCGATCAGTACCGCAATTCAGCCC ATATGATTATGGATACGTCGACGCCTGAAGGGAAGGCTGCGGCAGTTCATTTCGAGCTCAGCAGACCAGGGTCCGTTCACTGGGGCGCTGGGTTTGATGTGGAAGCCATCGAGGACGCACTGAATATCGGAATCATCGTCCTTTCGCATGAAAATGGGGGCATCTACCCACGGGCGTCTCGCACAGATGTCAAACGGCCTTACTACGTCTTGATTTATTATTAC AGTGGAGAGCATTTTCAGCAGGCAGGCGTCCGGCGTCTTGACGAAGGGGACAAAGGCAGTAGAATTCGCTCGGCTTTTGGTGCTGACGAGATACCAGAGTTCATCCGTCATGTGCACAGTGAAGATTGCCGCCAACCGTTGATTCCGGCGGCTAAGGAACAGATCTAG
- a CDS encoding hypothetical protein (encoded by transcript BESB_051960), translating to MRILTVLALGATLTVHVESQSASPGRHASLNRHAALRFQLNTPKSHKLQKVMGELEDEEIGAELGAEVSKRRHIAAPELEYAAPGAEEVLPGQMPPAPSPPPTAEAPTSPEAASQGVISPQ from the exons ATGCGAATCCTAACAGTCCTCGCACTGGGCGCCACGCTCACAGTGCATGTGGAAAGTCAATCTGCTTCTCCAGGGAGACATGCGAGTCTTAACAGACACGCGGCATTGCGGTTCCAG CTGAATACTCCTAAGAGTCACAAG CTACAGAAGGTTATGGGCGAACTTGAAGACGAAGAAATTGGGGCTGAACTGGGTGCGGAGGTCTCCAAAAGGAGGCATATTGCCGCACCCGAGCTAGAATATGCGGCAccgggcgccgaggaggtCCTGCCGGGACAAATGCCTCCAGCCCCTTCTCCGCCCCCCACAGCAGAGGCCCCAACATCGCCAGAGGCTGCTTCACAAGGG GTGATTTCTCCCCAATAA